From one Rosa rugosa chromosome 4, drRosRugo1.1, whole genome shotgun sequence genomic stretch:
- the LOC133743885 gene encoding protein Asterix, translating to MSSTAANDPRQPAAAKPYVPTALAPEDLPVDYSGLIAVVFGIAGVMFRYKLCSWLAIIFCAQSLVNMKSIENDLKQISMAMMFAIMGLVTNYFGPARPGAPMKSSN from the exons atgTCATCCACGGCAGCGAACGATCCACGTCAGCCGGCAGCGGCGAAGCCCTACGTGCCGACGGCTCTAGCCCCGGAAGATCTACCAGTCGACTACTCCGGCTTGATCGCCGTCGTCTTCGGCATCGCCGGCGTCATGTTCCGC TACAAGCTGTGCTCGTGGCTGGCGATCATCTTCTGTGCTCAGTCACTGGTCAACATGAAGAGCATTGAAAACGATCTCAAGCAGATCTCCATGGCCATGAT GTTTGCTATTATGGGATTGGTGACCAACTACTTTGGACCGGCTCGACCAGGTGCACCTATGAAGAGCTCGAATTGA
- the LOC133743883 gene encoding UDP-glycosyltransferase 83A1-like codes for MEEGQLSRSNLESSDQENAIHMLLVPYPLQGHITPFIKLAYLISGRGIMVTLVITEFAHARMMAAEPELDNERYKVRYITVPDGLSEDDARNDEGKLAQSISKVMPGHLREVLEKVNMEGNRVTCVIADPMFGWALEIAETMKVKLAMFWPSAPGILALILNIPKLIEDGIIDTKGSSKIDGKVQLSPDLPPLTSTDFLWNFSGNQSAEAMFQYFLGIQQNMKRSAWLLCNWFHELNPLVGNLVPHMFPVGPLLANGKPAANLWPEDSTCLSWLDKQPARAVIYVAFGSISVFSQHQMDELALGLELVGRPFLWVKRSDLIKGGSSKYPNGYEERVANQGKIVQWAPQEKVLAHPSIACFLTHCGWNSTMDGLRMGVPFLCWPYFADQFYNRSCICNGYKVGLPLSSDEYGIITRHEIRRKLDSLVADDGIRANALKLKEMAEQSINEGGSSVRNLDNFILQMKQ; via the exons ATGGAAGAAGGACAGCTATCCCGCTCTAATCTGGAAAGTTCAGATCAAGAAAATGCTATCCATATGCTGCTTGTTCCATACCCTTTACAAGGACATATTACACCATTCATAAAGTTGGCATACCTAATTTCTGGTCGTGGAATCATGGTCACACTTGTCATAACAGAGTTTGCACATGCACGTATGATGGCTGCAGAGCCAGAATTGGATAATGAGCGGTATAAGGTCAGGTACATCACAGTTCCTGATGGATTGTCAGAAGATGATGCACGGAATGATGAAGGTAAGCTGGCTCAGAGTATATCCAAAGTCATGCCTGGTCATTTGAGAGAAGTGTTAGAGAAGGTCAACATGGAGGGTAATCGGGTGACTTGTGTCATAGCTGATCCAATGTTTGGGTGGGCTTTGGAGATTGCTGAGACGATGAAGGTCAAGTTGGCAATGTTCTGGCCTTCTGCCCCAGGAATTTTGGCCTTGATACTTAACATTCCAAAGCTTATTGAGGATGGGATTATTGACACAAAGG GATCTTCGAAAATTGATGGGAAGGTTCAACTGTCACCAGACCTGCCACCTCTGACTAGTACCGACTTCCTGTGGAATTTTTCAGGAAACCAGTCTGCCGAGGCCATGTTCCAATATTTCTTAGGCATTCAACAAAACATGAAGCGTTCTGCCTGGCTTCTGTGCAACTGGTTTCATGAGCTTAACCCCCTTGTTGGTAATTTAGTCCCACACATGTTTCCAGTGGGCCCATTACTTGCAAATGGAAAACCTGCTGCAAACCTTTGGCCAGAGGACTCGACTTGCTTGAGCTGGCTCGACAAACAACCTGCTAGAGCAGTTATTTATGTTGCATTTGGAAGCATCTCAGTATTCAGCCAGCACCAGATGGATGAGTTAGCATTAGGCCTTGAACTTGTTGGTCGACCATTCTTATGGGTTAAACGGTCAGACCTCATCAAAGGCGGTTCTTCCAAATACCCAAATGGGTATGAAGAGAGAGTGGCGAACCAAGGCAAGATTGTTCAGTGGGCACCCCAAGAAAAGGTGTTGGCTCACCCATCTATTGCTTGTTTCCTGACTCATTGTGGTTGGAACTCGACCATGGATGGCTTACGCATGGGCGTCCCCTTCCTCTGTTGGCCTTACTTTGCCGATCAGTTTTACAACCGGAGTTGCATCTGTAATGGTTATAAAGTTGGTCTGCCCTTAAGCTCAGATGAATATGGAATTATTACAAGGCATGAAATCAGAAGGAAATTGGATAGTTTGGTTGCCGATGATGGTATAAGAGCCAATGCATTAAAGCTCAAAGAAATGGCTGAACAGAGTATCAATGAAGGAGGATCTTCTGTAAGGAATTTGGACAACTTCATTCTACAGATGAAGCAATGA
- the LOC133743884 gene encoding NAC transcription factor 56-like produces the protein MESQKVVVNSDLLPVGFRFMPTDEELVTHYLMNKACSRAVPVADAIQEINATRFYSNHPKSLVTFSDGEREWFFFIHEDNDSCSSHAQRKRNVREVGNGLGFWKPNGSENPIYNEDGNVFATKIYLTYFSGSCHSNKPKRTHWKMVEYHLQIRREWVVLGRLQRGMDYTGF, from the exons ATGGAATCCCAGAAAGTAGTAGTGAACTCTGATTTGCTTCCAGTTGGGTTTAGGTTCATGCCAACAGATGAAGAGCTGGTCACTCACTATCTAATGAACAAAGCTTGTTCCAGAGCTGTACCAGTTGCTGATGCGATTCAGGAGATCAATGCGACTCGGTTTTACAGCAACCATCCAAAGAGTCTAG TGACGTTCTCTGATGGAGAGAGGGAGTGGTTCTTCTTTATTCATGAAGACAATGACAGTTGCAGCAGCCATGcccagagaaaaagaaatgttCGAGAAGTCGGAAACGGGCTAGGGTTTTGGAAACCGAACGGATCAGAAAACCCGATCTACAATGAAGATGGAAATGTCTTTGCCACCAAGATCTACCTCACCTACTTCTCCGGAAGTTGTCACTCCAATAAACCAAAGAGAACCCACTGGAAAATGGTCGAGTACCATTTACAGATAAGAAGAGAATGGGTAGTGCTGGGAAGATTACAAAGAGGAATGGATTACACTGGTTTTTGA
- the LOC133743561 gene encoding small ribosomal subunit protein eS19x: MATANKVKDVSPHEFVKAYAAHLKRSGKIELPEWTDIVKTATFKELAPYDPDWYYIRAASMARKIYLRGGLGVGAFRRIYGGSKRNGSRPPHFCKSSGGIARHILQQLEKLKIVDIDPKGGRKITPSGQRDLDQVAGRIVVAI, translated from the exons ATGGCGACGGCGAACAAAGTGAAAGACGTGTCCCCTCACGAGTTTGTCAAGGCCTACGCCGCTCATCTTAAACGATCCGGCAAG ATTGAGCTTCCTGAATGGACGGATATCGTGAAGACTGCTACATTTAAGGAGCTGGCTCCTTATGACCCTGATTGGTATTATATCAGAGCTG CATCTATGGCAAGGAAAATCTACTTGAGGGGTGGTCTTGGTGTTGGTGCCTTCCGTAGGATCTATGGAGGAAGCAAGAGGAACGGCAGCCGCCCACCGCACTTCTGTAAGAGCAGTGGCGGTATTGCTCGTCACATTCTTCAGCAATTGGAGAAGCTGAAGATTGTTGACATTGACCCCAAAGG TGGAAGGAAAATCACACCCAGTGGCCAGCGGGATTTGGACCAAGTTGCTGGACGGATCGTTGTTGCAATATGA